The following are from one region of the Oncorhynchus masou masou isolate Uvic2021 chromosome 24, UVic_Omas_1.1, whole genome shotgun sequence genome:
- the dph5 gene encoding diphthine methyl ester synthase isoform X2, whose product MCVAELSWHALCIEEYYGRELILADRDLVEQEADEILKGADVSDVAFLVVGDPFGATTHSDLVLRAVNAGIQYRVIHNASIMNAVGCCGLQLYNFGETVSIVFWTDTWRPESFYDKIKKNRDLGMHTLCLLDIKVKEQSMENLMRGRKIYEPPRFMTVSQAAEQLLEIVQNRRERGDDLAISEETICVGLARVGAEDQVIRAGTLRQLASCDLGGPLHSMIVTGHLHPLEVDMLRLSAATPDALQDLRMTDSSTYIS is encoded by the exons ATGTGTGTTGCTGAACTGTCATGGCATGCCCTCTGCATT GAGGAGTACTATGGACGGGAGCTGATACTGGCCGACAGAGACCTGGTGGAACAGGAGGCTGATGAGATCCTGAAAGGGGCTGACGTCAGTGATGTGGCATTTCTTGTGGTGGGAGATCCATTTGG CGCCACCACCCACAGTGACTTGGTCCTGAGAGCAGTGAATGCTGGGATACAATACAGGGTCATCCATAACGCCTCTATAATGAACGCAGTTGGATGCTGCGGCCTCCAG CTGTACAACTTTGGAGAGACGGTGTCCATTGTGTTCTGGACAGATACGTGGAGACCGGAAAGCTTCTACGATAAAATCAAGAAGAACAGGGACCTGGGGATGCACACACTATGTTTGCTTG ATATCAAAGTCAAAGAGCAGTCCATGGAGAACCTCATGAG GGGCCGTAAGATTTATGAACCGCCCAGGTTTATGACCGTGAGCCAGGCGGCTGAGCAGCTCCTGGAGATAGTACAAAACAGGAGGGAGCGGGGAGATGACCTGG CCATCAGCGAGGAGACCATATGTGTGGGTCTAGCCAGGGTGGGAGCAGAGGACCAGGTCATCCGCGCCGGGACACTACGCCAACTGGCGTCATGTGACCTGGGCGGCCCGCTGCATTCCATGATCGTGACGGGTCACCTGCACCCGCTGGAGGTAGACATGTTGCGTTTGTCAGCTGCCACCCCCGATGCACTGCAGGACCTCCGAATGACCGACAGCTCAACGTACATCTCCTAA
- the dph5 gene encoding diphthine methyl ester synthase isoform X1: MLYFIGLGLGDAKDITVKGLEIVKQCSRVYLEAYTSILTVGKDALEEYYGRELILADRDLVEQEADEILKGADVSDVAFLVVGDPFGATTHSDLVLRAVNAGIQYRVIHNASIMNAVGCCGLQLYNFGETVSIVFWTDTWRPESFYDKIKKNRDLGMHTLCLLDIKVKEQSMENLMRGRKIYEPPRFMTVSQAAEQLLEIVQNRRERGDDLAISEETICVGLARVGAEDQVIRAGTLRQLASCDLGGPLHSMIVTGHLHPLEVDMLRLSAATPDALQDLRMTDSSTYIS, translated from the exons ATGCTGTACTTTATTGGGCTTGGGTTGGGAGATGCAAAGGACATCACCGTAAAGGGGTTAGAAATTGTAAAGCAATGCAGTCGTGTCTACTTGGAAGCCTACACGTCCATATTGACAGTTGGGAAAGATGCATTG GAGGAGTACTATGGACGGGAGCTGATACTGGCCGACAGAGACCTGGTGGAACAGGAGGCTGATGAGATCCTGAAAGGGGCTGACGTCAGTGATGTGGCATTTCTTGTGGTGGGAGATCCATTTGG CGCCACCACCCACAGTGACTTGGTCCTGAGAGCAGTGAATGCTGGGATACAATACAGGGTCATCCATAACGCCTCTATAATGAACGCAGTTGGATGCTGCGGCCTCCAG CTGTACAACTTTGGAGAGACGGTGTCCATTGTGTTCTGGACAGATACGTGGAGACCGGAAAGCTTCTACGATAAAATCAAGAAGAACAGGGACCTGGGGATGCACACACTATGTTTGCTTG ATATCAAAGTCAAAGAGCAGTCCATGGAGAACCTCATGAG GGGCCGTAAGATTTATGAACCGCCCAGGTTTATGACCGTGAGCCAGGCGGCTGAGCAGCTCCTGGAGATAGTACAAAACAGGAGGGAGCGGGGAGATGACCTGG CCATCAGCGAGGAGACCATATGTGTGGGTCTAGCCAGGGTGGGAGCAGAGGACCAGGTCATCCGCGCCGGGACACTACGCCAACTGGCGTCATGTGACCTGGGCGGCCCGCTGCATTCCATGATCGTGACGGGTCACCTGCACCCGCTGGAGGTAGACATGTTGCGTTTGTCAGCTGCCACCCCCGATGCACTGCAGGACCTCCGAATGACCGACAGCTCAACGTACATCTCCTAA